In Haliotis asinina isolate JCU_RB_2024 chromosome 15, JCU_Hal_asi_v2, whole genome shotgun sequence, one DNA window encodes the following:
- the LOC137266144 gene encoding uncharacterized protein, with translation MAGAFEPYRFSQHVLIVTRSVQSNVTAFLNRNNNGNSKEADSNVETATAIAGSKSYQGLSKGLTSTRQKPRYGYLNRRHPEVHRTRDEGQARCPIQHNNTCVGIENTAKVSVQDNIRRNRNRQTDTEILPRCQKTLDNGHLPSLEDIGEIEVGNQYAHATSDASVQTDHHCGPPCFSDLFQEISLVKSISEVPESVKDGLLLLLCTPLLDGGYQSGGCAWSSLLWDPASSNHPRPCVAGCQSFHSAVTEVTDFTECYGSLEEEIPVQGCVDSHAKDLPCTGSKGDQGEEVGHFLCCICLCFRTESPQSYLHDDFIHEDDFLDIPTLSILSPSRASLGHAYSIGHAITSLSIQDHGEDKPANHEPFPSEYVFKKVCGPSFRVSSDFRHIKVPTLPPDIVDYKVVPGGLAKAVIGSGSFGKVFAATLTVSPGHSRDVVVKEHFTDKTTQESIANEAKITMYLESTGCVPICYGLLSDEEDGYKIVMEYVGSGLTLCDILCDARVPGLHWLNIVCQITSGLNKIHKKDVLVNDLKSDNILVDMSGTLPLVKFCDMGSASYKSGVKYRGNMKNCVHLAPEACTHAETTAACDIYSLGRVLKKIHGVSHISTLLAVSDMCMAKDPAVRPTLWTVNQLMQEEYTKEVLFPTLSIPPHGYLDSIDEESQGESAESVLRVNTPVDKDSPKASGCSSDVKDRVSDTCTMVSQKSTKFTSRENNKMLRAPSVLPTERQCRTASISGIPRFRAQTKTLRSKATSVSTRGHIQDRNDTTVRMDGPSCSNGIFETKSLDDNDNCSSAEIAERIGIGATKESDDQQNRVRLFATPESSPSTEFAEKISFVARRKYVARQSQECHFAPLESSLSAVAAKETSDAATRKYVTGHNHERHITAPVSSSATDVAEKTSGVATRNADARKSHECQFASPESSSSIEIPQEISDVATRKSVSDQSQECHFCPFATPEASSTDVPRRSQSSSDAPTVEDFHCLSQAELGVYMQREDTVYEDYLPLVLPLLMLLFWVVGVVEI, from the exons ATGGCGGGGGCCTTCGAGCCTTATAGATTCTCACAGCATGTGCTAATTGTCACTAGAAGTGTCCAGTCTAATGTGACAGCCTTcctgaacagaaacaacaacggTAATTCCAAGGAAGCTGACTCTAATGTCGAAACTGCCACGGCCATCGCAGGATCCAAGTCATACCAAGGGTTGTCCAAAGGTCTGACAAGCACTAGGCAGAAGCCACGGTATGGCTATCTAAACAGACGTCACCCAGAAGTCCATAGAACACGAGATGAAGGGCAGGCACGCTGCCCAATCCAACACAATAATACTTGTGTGGGCATAGAGAATACAGCAAAAGTTTCAGTTCAAGATAATATACGACGAAATCGAAATAGGCAAACGGACACTGAAATCTTACCAAGATGTCAAAAAACACTTGATAATGGACATTTGCCTTCTCTTGAGGACATCGGTGAGATCGAAGTTGGGAACCAGTACGCCCATGCAACGTCTGATGCTTCTGTTCAAACAGACCACCACTGTGGTCCGCCATGTTTCAGCGACCTGTTCCAAGAAATATCTCTCGTTAAGTCTATCTCAGAGGTTCCAGAGTCTGTGAAGGATGGTCTGCTCCTGCTCTTGTGCACCCCGCTTCTCGATGGAGGCTACCAAAGTGGTGGGTGTGCATGGTCAAGTCTGCTTTGGGATCCTGCTTCATCAAACCACCCACGACCCTGTGTTGCCGGAtgtcagtcatttcatagcgcGGTGACAGAGGTGACGGACTTCACGGAGTGTTACGGATCTTTAGAGGAAGAGATACCAGTGCAAGGTTGCGTTGACAGCCACGCAAAGGACCTTCCCTGCACAGGAAGCAAGGGGGATCAAGG GGAAGAGGTTGGTCACTTTTTATgttgtatatgtttatgtttcaggACTGAGAGTCCGCAATCCTATCTGCATGATGACTTCATCCACGAGGATGACTTCCTGGACATTCCTACCTTGAGCATCCTGTCTCCTTCTCGAGCTTCTCTTGGACACGCATATTCCATTGGTCATGCCATCACTTCTCTCTCCATCCAAGACCACGGTGAGGACAAGCCAGCCAACCATGAACCCTTTCCTTCTGAGTACGTTTTCAAGAAGGTTTGTGGACCTTCATTTAGAGTGTCTTCAGACTTCAGACACATCAAGGTTCCAACTCTCCCCCCTGATATAGTCGACTACAAGGTAGTGCCAGGTGGTCTCGCCAAAGCAGTAATTGGCTCTGGTTCTTTTGGGAAAGTGTTTGCAGCAACGCTGACTGTGTCCCCTGGCCATAGTAGAGACGTGGTGGTTAAAGAACACTTCACAGACAAGACAACACAGGAGTCCATTGCTAACGAAGCAAAGATCACCATGTACCTTGAGTCCACAGGCTGCGTCCCAATCTGTTACGGACTACTGAGTGACGAGGAGGATGGCTACAAAATCGTGATGGAGTATGTTGGTTCCGGATTAACACTATGTGATATTTTGTGCGATGCAAGAGTGCCAGGATTACACTGGCTGAACATTGTGTGTCAAATAACAAGTGGTTTGAATAAAATCCACAAGAAAGACGTTCTCGTCAATGACCTGAAGTCAGACAATATACTTGTGGACATGTCTGGAACATTGCCCCTGGTCAAGTTCTGTGACATGGGATCGGCATCTTACAAATCAGGGGTAAAGTACAGAGGGAATATGAAGAATTGTGTACATCTAGCTCCTGAAGCCTGTACACACGCTGAGACAACTGCTGCATGTGATATATACAGTCTTGGCAGGGTGTTGAAGAAGATCCATGGCGTCTCCCACATCTCAACCTTGTTGGCAGTTTCTGACATGTGTATGGCTAAGGACCCTGCCGTGCGACCCACTCTCTGGACTGTAAACCAGCTGATGCAGGAGGAGTACACAAAGGAGGTTCTGTTCCCTACACTGAGTATACCGCCACACGGCTATCTTGATTCCATTGATGAGGAATCACAAGGAGAATCTGCCGAATCTGTACTCAGAGTGAACACACCAGTCGACAAAGACTCGCCAAAAGCATCAGGCTGCTCTTCTGATGTCAAGGATCGTGTGTCAGATACATGTACTATGGTCAGCCAAAAAAGCACCAAATTCACTAGCAGGGAGAACAACAAGATGCTTAGAGCACCATCTGTTCTCCCCACAGAAAGACAATGCAGGACGGCATCCATTTCTGGAATTCCTCGTTTCAGGGCTCAGACAAAAACTCTAAGATCTAAAGCCACTTCAGTTTCTACTCGTGGACACATCCAAGACAGGAATGACACAACAGTCCGCATGGATGGTCCTTCGTGCTCTAACGGAATATTCGAGACAAAAAGCCTAGATGACAA CGATAACTGCTCCTCTGCTGAGATTGCTGAGAGGATTGGTATTGGTGCAACAAAGGAATCCGATGACCAACAAAACCGTGTCCGCCTGTTTGCTACTCCGGAGAGCTCGCCCTCTACTGAGTTTGCTGAGAAGATCTCGTTTGTTGCAAGAAGGAAATATGTTGCCAGACAAAGCCAAGAGTGTCATTTTGCCCCCCTTGAGAGCTCATTGTCTGCTGTGGCTGCCAAGGAGACCTCCGATGCTGCAACAAGGAAATATGTCACTGGACACAACCATGAACGCCACATTACCGCTCCTGTGAGTTCGTCCGCCACTGACGTTGCAGAGAAGACATCTGGTGTTGCAACAAGAAATGCTGATGCTCGAAAAAGTCACGAATGCCAGTTTGCCTCTCCTGAGAGTTCCTCCTCTATTGAgattccacaggagatatccgATGTTGCAACAAGAAAATCCGTTTCTGACCAAAGCCAGGAGTGCCACTTT TGTCCATTTGCCACTCCGGAGGCTTCATCCACTGACGTTCCTCGCAGATCCCAATCATCATCCGATGCGCCCACCGTGGAAGACTTCCACTGTCTAAGTCAGGCAGAGCTAGGGGTGTATATGCAGAGGGAGGACACAGTGTATGAGGATTATCTGCCCCTGGTTTTGCCTTTACTAATGCTTCTCTTTTGGGTCGTAGGTGTCGTAGAAATTTGA
- the LOC137265248 gene encoding uncharacterized protein, translated as MEKQYSVQFFTSFIEKLQGLCRTSLDFSQTVDVSGYLCLEIDNMKKERYVLSELLQSNGNVVSESYCTKAFKTSRTINPSRPQPMMGRNNVNVPTSRDNVHQHNQNRRRSRPDSSVSQNVNIPSKVRRSVDVIEVIDDDQSPTINSSGKSYQSNSKQGQRWPAGREMPTMQRPPQSQVKRSTVSQNRQKDQYSAMMRQQGQYGAMGKPPDSFSATVSQQEQMAPRNRLQEQLGNRNKQQEHYGAINRLQEQFGAISRQQGQFAAMNSPQGQYSAFNRPQLGAMNNQHGQPGSINRQQGQLAAMNNQQGQLGVMNNQGQLGAMNSPQGQLGTLNSPQGQLSALSSPQGQLGSLNSPQGQLSAMNRQQGQLGAMNSQLGQYSAINRLQEQFGATNRQQGQVGSMNRPRSDPLVQQAQQTTMSMPATSPMQQPLMQDPRSANEGLRALNTQNANVQGNIEQFNVQRPPPTPPVTASEHIVKVKSEFGANEGLNTSKNSTAPPPAQASAPPALPPAQKAGQSSEAVSQPAASSNITTQAASSQSNKEEPLLGAPEEVAVRIKQEPIAYSPKPVSGLDEDGVIDLDLFDDDLDDNNPESSAGSGQDDQTALAKDYGVPNKTVPRKEDQFSLGSKKVVDYAVKQFKKYHFNKSGLDFDMLTVETQKLDSLLLDFFQGVRKGNGEELTARTLKNVQIHLDMYLKDNRYPYSIEKDDAFKASRDFLKNKLDQNKTGRHMLVPIDDSEIEILFQRQVLGDQNPDALMSTMWFVNSKYLGIRRPADHYNLRWGDIRLCTDEMGIEYLERVIKGSYSLKVFAKAQTPSRCFVNLYKKYWTLRPQDALLESSPFYLNFNPGPNFPCPELWFFNDSLSWSRFSSEWKKILTAGGLPLNRKPC; from the coding sequence ATGGAGAAGCAATACTCTGTGCAGTTCTTTACGTCCTTTATAGAGAAGCTTCAAGGATTGTGTAGAACTTCTCTGGACTTTAGTCAGACTGTGGATGTGAGTGGTTACTTGTGTTTGGAGATCGACAACATGAAGAAGGAGAGATATGTCCTCAGTGAACTGCTACAGAGCAATGGAAATGTGGTCAGTGAGAGCTACTGTACGAAGGCGTTCAAAACATCAAGAACTATAAATCCATCCCGACCTCAACCAATGATGGGCAGGAATAATGTGAACGTTCCGACAAGCAGAGACAATGTTCACCAGCATAATCAAAACAGAAGACGATCAAGGCCTGATTCCTCAGTTTCTCAGAATGTAAATATTCCATCAAAAGTTCGTAGATCAGTTGATGTCATTGAAGTCATTGACGATGATCAGTCACCTACTATAAATTCATCAGGGAAGAGTTACCAGTCAAACTCCAAGCAAGGACAGAGGTGGCCAGCGGGCAGGGAGATGCCCACTATGCAAAGACCCCCACAGAGCCAAGTAAAGAGATCAACTGTAAGTCAGAACAGACAAAAGGACCAGTATAGTGCCATGATGAGACAACAGGGACAGTACGGTGCCATGGGTAAACCGCCAGATTCATTTAGTGCCACAGTGAGTCAGCAGGAACAAATGGCTCCCAGGAACAGGCTTCAGGAACAGTTGGGTAATAGGAATAAACAGCAGGAACATTATGGTGCCATTAACAGACTTCAGGAACAGTTTGGTGCCATTAGCAGACAGCAAGGTCAGTTTGCTGCAATGAACAGCCCCCAGGGGCAGTATAGCGCCTTTAACAGACCGCAGCTTGGTGCCATGAACAACCAGCATGGGCAGCCTGGCAGCATCAACAGGCAGCAGGGACAACTTGCCGCCATGAACAACCAGCAAGGACAACTTGGTGTTATGAACAACCAAGGGCAGCTTGGTGCCATGAACAGCCCTCAGGGACAGCTTGGCACTTTGAACAGCCCTCAGGGACAGCTTAGCGCTTTGAGCAGCCCTCAGGGACAGCTTGGCTCTTTGAACAGCCCTCAGGGACAGCTTAGTGCAATGAACAGGCAGCAGGGACAGCTTGGCGCCATGAACAGCCAGCTGGGACAATATAGTGCCATTAACAGACTTCAGGAACAATTTGGTGCCACAAATAGACAGCAAGGACAAGTTGGTTCCATGAACAGACCGAGATCTGATCCCTTGGTGCAGCAGGCCCAGCAAACAACCATGTCTATGCCTGCAACAAGTCCGATGCAGCAACCCCTCATGCAGGATCCCAGAAGTGCCAACGAAGGATTAAGAGCCCTGAACACCCAAAATGCAAATGTCCAAGGTAACATAGAACAGTTTAATGTGCAGAGACCTCCACCTACTCCTCCTGTGACTGCCAGTGAACATATTGTGAAGGTCAAGTCAGAATTTGGTGCCAATGAAGGATTGAATACAAGTAAGAATTCCACAGCTCCACCTCCAGCTCAAGCGTCAGCTCCACCTGCTCTTCCTCCAGCTCAGAAAGCTGGACAAAGTTCTGAAGCAGTCTCTCAGCCAGCTGCCTCAAGTAACATCACAACACAAGCTGCTAGCTCACAATCAAATAAGGAAGAACCATTGCTGGGAGCACCTGAAGAAGTGGCTGTGAGGATCAAACAGGAACCTATTGCCTATTCTCCTAAGCCTGTATCAGGTTTGGATGAAGATGGGGTTATTGATCTGGATTTGTTTGATGATGACCTGGACGACAATAATCCTGAGTCCTCAGCAGGAAGTGGTCAAGATGACCAGACGGCCTTGGCTAAAGACTATGGTGTACCTAACAAAACTGTCCCAAGGAAGGAAGATCAGTTCAGCCTGGGATCCAAAAAAGTGGTAGATTATGCTGTCAAACAGTTCAAGAAGTATCATTTCAATAAATCAGGTTTAGATTTTGACATGTTGACAGTGGAAACTCAGAAACTTGACAGCCTCTTGCTGGACTTTTTCCAGGGAGTGAGAAAGGGAAATGGTGAGGAGTTAACAGCAAGGACTTTGAAAAATGTGCAAATACACCTTGACATGTATTTAAAGGATAACAGATACCCATACTCAATAGAAAAAGATGATGCATTCAAAGCCTCTAGAGACTTTTTGAAGAACAAGCTCGATCAAAATAAAACTGGGAGACACATGTTGGTTCCAATTGATGACAGtgaaattgaaatattgtttcagAGACAGGTTCTTGGGGATCAGAATCCTGATGCTCTCATGAGCACAATGTGGTTCGTCAACTCTAAGTACCTTGGTATCAGACGTCCAGCAGATCACTACAATCTGCGATGGGGAGACATTCGCTTATGTACGGACGAAATGGGTATTGAGTACCTTGAGCGTGTAATAAAGGGTTCATACTCTCTCAAAGTGTTTGCTAAGGCACAAACTCCATCTCGATGCTTTGTGAATTTGTACAAAAAGTACTGGACCTTACGACCTCAAGATGCTTTACTGGAATCTTCGCCATTTTACCTGAACTTTAATCCAGGACCGAATTTTCCATGTCCTGAACTTTGGTTCTTTAATGATTCTTTGTCTTGGTCACGTTTTTCAAGTGAATGGAAGAAAATTCTCACAGCAGGTGGTCTTCCTTTAAACAGGAAACCTTGCTGA
- the LOC137265249 gene encoding uncharacterized protein has protein sequence MEKQFSDRFFISFVESIQDVCRNYLQFSQFVEVSGYVWVEIDNLKKQRYVLSELLQSSGNVISESCCMKALQSARLSSQTLKVNPGTTVCYQTQHPPTAPAPAPAPTPAPEGHTQFHRGIEDSHNEKRRQSWVEASNARPSEKMRRPSEVIEICDNDEAQSWPVKNEVPSSHSEFFATSSQRQNFNERPAASTNYARGNMSCVSQTVAPNATVRRYSDSGQMNVQGPSSTVASNQEYYQDDSMAGSGFASEIQQSYFGSPPDGSSYMSQEPDLAANLMMPDADDLLNFPEESSRDDKKRVKLEVFSSSSSTIDDDEIIDLDLFEDVLDDIQPSTEYQDTTSPGSKSDESAGRKQCSISPGSAQVIKSAVKQFQRYCLEKYDREINMFSLSHNQLDTLLLNFFKGARKKRGGEFSSRSLKNVQIHLDMYLRDGGYPYSISKDEEFKASRDFIKSKLEEMGKYVKSQRHIPVDDSDIEQLFRSSQFGVHCPEAILNSMWFLNSKYFAVRRPLDHFNMKWGDISLKTSNDGRQYVERRINDTFSLKVFAKPQCPNRCFVNIYKQYFYRRPQETLDMDSPFYLSVCRRGTSDLWFVAEQMTWSRIAGMWRKLVLAAGLSTNKKIM, from the coding sequence ATGGAAAAGCAGTTCTCAGACCGTTTCTTCATCTCCTTTGTGGAGAGCATTCAAGATGTCTGTCGCAACTACCTCCAGTTCAGTCAGTTTGTGGAGGTCAGTGGATATGTATGGGTTGAGATCGACAACCTGAAGAAGCAGAGATATGTCCTCAGTGAACTCCTACAGAGCAGTGGTAATGTGATCAGTGAGAGCTGCTGTATGAAGGCACTCCAGTCTGCAAGGCTATCATCTCAAACTCTCAAAGTGAACCCAGGTACAACTGTTTGCTACCAGACACAGCATCCTCCaacagccccagccccagccccagccccaacaCCAGCACCAGAAGGTCATACCCAATTTCACAGAGGGATAGAGGACAGTCATAATGAGAAAAGGCGGCAATCGTGGGTAGAGGCATCGAATGCTCGTCCATCGGAGAAGATGAGGAGGCCGAGTGAAGTGATCGAGATCTGTGACAATGATGAAGCCCAATCCTGGCCTGTCAAAAATGAAGTCCCATCAAGTCATTCTGAGTTTTTTGCAACCTCCTCACAGAGACAGAACTTTAATGAAAGACCAGCAGCATCCACAAATTATGCAAGAGGTAATATGTCTTGTGTGAGTCAAACAGTAGCTCCAAATGCCACTGTAAGACGGTACAGTGATAGTGGTCAGATGAATGTTCAAGGACCATCATCAACAGTGGCCAGCAACCAAGAATATTATCAAGATGACTCCATGGCTGGGTCAGGTTTTGCTTCAGAGATCCAGCAGTCTTATTTTGGAAGTCCGCCAGATGGCAGTAGTTACATGTCCCAGGAACCAGACCTCGCAGCCAATCTCATGATGCCAGATGCAGATGACCTACTCAACTTCCCCGAGGAATCTTCCAGGGATGACAAGAAGCGAGTGAAACTGGAGGTTTTCAGTTCTTCCTCCAGCACAATAGACGATGATGAGATCATTGATCTGGATTTGTTTGAGGATGTCCTTGACGACATTCAACCATCAACTGAATATCAAGACACAACTTCACCTGGATCTAAGTCTGATGAAAGTGCAGGTAGAAAGCAGTGTTCAATAAGCCCAGGATCTGCTCAGGTTATTAAATCTGCTGTTAAACAATTCCAAAGATACTGCCTTGAGAAATATGATcgggaaataaatatgttttcattatcacACAACCAGCTTGACACATTGCTCTTGAATTTCTTCAAAGGAGCTCGAAAGAAGAGGGGAGGGGAGTTTTCTTCCCGTTCTCTCAAGAATGTACAGATCCATTTAGACATGTATCTAAGGGATGGTGGTTATCCATATTCTATATCAAAAGATGAAGAGTTTAAGGCATCAAGAGACTTCATTAAGTCCAAGCTTGAAGAGATGGGGAAATATGTGAAAAGTCAGAGACATATTCCTGTTGATGATTCCGATATTGAACAATTGTTTAGATCAAGTCAGTTTGGAGTACATTGTCCggaagccattttgaattctatGTGGTTCTTAAACTCAAAGTATTTTGCTGTAAGACGTCCGCTGGATCATTTCAACATGAAGTGGGGCGACATATCTCTGAAAACAAGCAATGATGGAAGGCAATATGTGGAACGTAGAATCAATGACACTTTTTCTCTCAAGGTTTTTGCCAAACCACAGTGTCCAAACAGATGTTTTGTTAACATCTACAAACAGTACTTTTACAGAAGACCCCAAGAGACTCTGGATATGGATTCTCCATTTTACCTGTCCGTTTGTAGAAGAGGTACGTCTGATTTGTGGTTTGTGGCAGAACAGATGACCTGGTCTCGAATTGCTGGCATGTGGCGGAAACTGGTCTTGGCAGCTGGTctgtcaacaaacaaaaaaataatgtgA